One window from the genome of Eucalyptus grandis isolate ANBG69807.140 chromosome 7, ASM1654582v1, whole genome shotgun sequence encodes:
- the LOC120295939 gene encoding receptor-like protein 7 encodes MGTTLKDLTTYKFADISYADFEPDRRFWLASRVSPLICPDAAYVGPYKGEILSSFGRLNHPKHLDRRFNFITGEVPSFLGNLTQLKSLSLAGNMLIGQIPSSLGNLVQLTSLDLSLNKLTGEIPFSIGNLVQLTHLDLGYNQLMGEIPLSFQNLLDLGFLTLRSNQLSGKIPSSLGRLTRLIEVDLSFNQFHGAIPSTTFQLQGLHTLNLNSNNLSGTIKLDRFSEAKSLQALGLSSNKLSLIVETNITHKYYALGLGSCNLNGFPEFLQDQDDLFFLDLSYNNISGQVPEWFLDVSTTNLRHLNLSGNFLSSFAQDPIIFKWEQLVVIDLRFNKLQGSIPIPASENMWYYFISNNRLSGEISPLICNLSSIQMIDLSYNNLTGFLPQCLSNLSGTLEVMSLQSNNFIGKIPPLNGNFCALVMIDLSWNKLHGPLPRSLRNCDNLEFLNFGNNQIRDVFPSWLSSLLRLKVLILRYNRFHGLIGEPADRIEFPALQIIDLSQNIFSGSLPSGYFKHWTAMKVFETNSSSYIGDAIKRAWIFSSDTTFHYSMRVVAKGIQMNYSKIQGYLTLIDLSSNNFSGAIPKAIGSLKQIVLLNLSNNILSGPLPPFLAKLTNLEALDLSQNQLSGEIPQKLTQLNSLSVFNISYNSLTGPIPQSQQFATFENNSYEGNLGLCGTPMSRKCRDTKTLSASPTSEEDQDSGSAMELEWKIVCMGYASGLVIGVVLGNCLITRRRVQRLAKNFGRRKQRRRR; translated from the coding sequence ATGGGCACAACACTCAAGGACCTGACCACATATAAATTTGCAGATATTTCCTATGCGGACTTTGAGCCAGATAGGAGATTTTGGCTTGCTTCACGTGTCAGCCCATTAATATGTCCGGATGCTGCATATGTTGGCCCATATAAAGGTGAAatcctatcttcttttggaCGTCTTAATCACCCGAAGCATTTAGATCGACGCTTCAATTTTATCACGGGTGAAGTtccatctttcttgggaaatttGACCCAGCTTAAGAGTTTAAGTCTAGCAGGCAATATGTTAATTGGGCAAATTCCATCCTCTCTTGGAAATCTCGTCCAACTTACCAGTCTAGATTTAAGCTTAAATAAGTTAACGGGCGAAATTCCATTTTCCATTGGAAACCTAGTTCAACTTACTCATTTAGATCTTGGATACAATCAATTAATGGGTGAGATTCCACTTTCTTTCCAAAACCTCCTGGACCTTGGGTTCTTAACACTTCGGTCAAATCAACTGAGTGGCAAAATCCCATCCTCGTTGGGGAGACTCACCCGGTTGATTGAGGTTGATCTTTCATTCAACCAATTCCATGGTGCAATTCCAAGCACGACTTTCCAATTACAGGGTCTCCACACTcttaatttgaattcaaataacTTGAGTGGCACTATAAAGTTAGATAGGTTTTCAGAGGCCAAAAGCCTTCAAGCACTTGGGTTATCCTCTAACAAACTGTCGTTGATTGTCGAAACCAACATAACTCACAAGTACTATGCTCTAGGTTTAGGATCATGCAACTTGAATGGTTTCCCGGAGTTTCTGCAAGATCAAGATGACTTGTTTTTCTTAGATCTATCCTACAATAACATTTCTGGTCAAGTTCCTGAATGGTTTCTGGATGTGAGCACAACAAACCTACGTCATTTGAACCTTTCCGGCAACTTTCTATCAAGTTTTGCTCAAGACCCCATTATTTTCAAGTGGGAACAACTCGTTGTAATAGATCTCCGTTTTAACAAGTTGCAAGGATCAATTCCTATTCCCGCTTCTGAGAATATGTGGTATTACTTCATCTCAAATAATAGGCTCTCAGGAGAAATATCGCCACTTATATGCAATCTAAGCTCTATCCAGATGATCGATTTGTCTTATAATAATTTGACTGGGTTTCTTCCACAATGTTTAAGTAATTTGAGTGGTACTTTGGAAGTAATGAGTTTACAGAGCAACAACTTTATTGGGAAAATTCCTCCTTTGAATGGGAATTTCTGTGCGCTTGTTATGATTGATCTAAGTTGGAATAAATTGCATGGGCCATTGCCAAGATCGCTCCGCAACTGTGACAATTTGGAATTCCTGAATTTCGGAAACAATCAGATTAGGGATGTCTTCCCCTCATGGTTGAGCTCACTTCTCAGGTTGAAGGTACTTATATTGCGGTATAATAGATTTCACGGACTTATTGGGGAACCCGCTGATAGGATTGAGTTCCCTGCACTGCAAATCATCGACCTAtcccaaaatattttttccggTAGCTTGCCATCGGGATACTTCAAGCATTGGACTGCCATGAAAGTTTTTGAGACAAATTCGTCAAGCTACATTGGGGATGCTATTAAGCGGGCTTGGATTTTCTCTTCAGACACAACCTTTCATTACTCTATGAGAGTAGTTGCCAAAGGCATCCAAATGAATTACTCAAAGATCCAAGGGTACCTCACATTGATTGATCTCTCGAGCAACAACTTTAGTGGAGCAATCCCCAAGGCCATCGGAAGCCTTAAGCAAATAGTATTGCTCAACCTTTCCAACAACATTCTCTCGGGTCCTCTGCCTCCATTCTTGGCAAAGCTAACCAATTTGGAGGCGTTGGACCTATCTCAAAATCAGCTCTCAGGAGAGATCCCTCAGAAGTTGACGCAACTCAATTCGCTTTCGGTCTTCAACATATCTTATAACAGTCTAACCGGGCCAATACCGCAATCACAACAGTTTGCTACATTTGAAAACAATTCCTACGAGGGAAATTTGGGGCTATGTGGCACTCCTATGTCTAGAAAATGCAGAGATACCAAAACGCTATCAGCATCTCCTACATCCGAAGAAGATCAAGATTCGGGGAGTGCAATGGAATTAGAATGGAAGATCGTGTGCATGGGGTATGCAAGCGGGTTAGTGATTGGAGTAGTCCTCGGGAACTGCTTGATCACAAGAAGAAGGGTTCAGCGTCTTGCGAAGAACTTCGgcagaagaaaacaaaggcGAAGAAGGTAG